ACCAGACACGTTAGACTCGAAGGTCGATTCGTTGTGCTCTGGAACACATGTTTCCGGATCGAGACGCACACCAGCTTGGCTCATCAGAGTTGAATCAGTTTGGTAACCAGTCATGAGGAAAACATGGTCGGCCGGTAGAGTCGCTCGCTGTCCACGACACTCGACGACAACCTCCTTGGGCCGAATTTCCACTACTTGGGTCTCAAAACGAGCAGGGATGGACCCTTCGGCAATCCGGTTCTCAATGTCCGGTCGCACCCAGTATTTAATTGATTCCCCAAGTTCGGCCCTCCGGTGCACCAAGGTCACATGGACACCAGCACGGTAGAGTTCGAGAGCAGTTTCAGCAGCCGAATTCTTTCCACCCACTACAACTACGTGTTTTCGATAATAGCGATGTGGCTGGTCATAATAGTGCAAGACATGCGGCAATTGCTCGCCTGGAATACGAAGTAAATTCGGATGGTCGTAGCAACCAATAGCCAAGACAATCGTACGACCCTCCAAGTCCCGGGTTCTACCATCTCCGGACCGGGTTTTGACCAAAAAGGTTTCCGTTCGACCGGTCTGTGGCGGCTGAATCGCTGTCACGGTCTCTCCCAGTTCAACCGCAAGTTCATAGGTATCGGCGACACGACGATAGTAACGAAGTGATTCCAGCCGAGTTGGTTTTTCGTACGGGGTTACGAAGGGTAATCCGCCAATCTCGAGCAGTTCCGGTGTGGTAAAGAACACCATGTGAGTTGGAAAGTGATAGAGCGAGTTTACTAACATACCCTTCTCAAGCACGGTGTAATCAAGGCCGTATTTTTTAGCTGCAATCGCAGCGGCAAGCCCAGCCGGACCAGCACCGATAATAATTACGTCACGTGGCGACATCCGTAGTTGTTCTCCTTCATCCGCTCCGAGAACCAGAGCCATAAAACCCTCGTGGCCTCGGTAGCATCGTTCGATTAATCAAAAAGACGTCAGTCGATTGGGCGACCGACCTGGACGTTACTGATAATTGCAATGGGGCGTCCAGGTGACCGAAACGTATCCTGACCGTCAATCCGAATCACCTCAAGTACCTCTCCGAGAATGCTGACCTCGGTCACCCCGGATGGAATAGTGACTGACACACTTTCGAGCCCGACCGGTGCAACGGCCTTGACCCCACCTGGCCCTGCCCCACCATCAACCCGGTCAACAAGGTCATCGGCGTCGCGAAATTCACTCTGCACGGCAGCTCGAGCCAGCAGAGTGTTATCTAACATAAGAATACCGATAGTCGCTGTATACCTTGCGAAGGCTCGACCGGCTTGAATCTGACCCTCAGAGTAGGTGTGGCGGTTAGATAGTTCGAAGGTCAGCGTCGTCTCACCGCGGTCGGGCGGAATGGTAACGATTATGCCACCAGCAGGTTCCCGTCCCGTTAGCACATCGCAAAAACTACGACCCGTGTTGATTCCGTGACCCAAGAACGAAGGGCAGGCATAATCCGCTGGCTCTGTCTGAGTCGACATGGCCACCAAGGAGGTCGCAGCGACGGTGATGAACAGCACCGCCCAACGCTTGTTACCGGTTTGACAATCAGCACGCTCAGACTTCCTCCGTGACACAGGACACTCCTTGATCGATCGTCGCACTCCACGACGTCGAGTTGCCGCGATGACGAATAAGCTCCAAGAATTCCATCCGGGTCCGTGCATCATCGCGCAACACCCCGAGCATTGCACTCGTCACCGCTATGGAATTCTGTTTCTGGACCCCCCGCATCGACATACAGAGATGGGTAGCCTCAAGAACGACAGCCACGCCTAGCGGCTTGAGTGTTGCACGAATGGTATCAGCGATCTGATTAGTCAATCGCTCCTGGACTTGCAACCGTCGGCTAAACACTTCGACGAGTCGGGGTATCTTACTAAGGCCGATAACCTTGTCACGCGGAACATAGGCCACGTGACACTTCCCGAAAAACGGGAGCAGGTGATGCTCGCACAGCGAATAGAAATCAATGTCCTTCACAATTACCATCTCGCTATAGTCAACATCAAAAAGCGCACCGTTAAGCACAGTCTTCACGTCGGACTCATAGCCAGACGTCAAGAACTTCAGTGACCGCTCAACCCTTTCCGGTGTGCGCGTCAGCCCGTCACGCATCGGGTCCTCACCTAGCTCAGCCAGTATCGCTCGTACGAGGTTACGCATTCACTTATTTTAGTTGATTCAAGGTTAGGTTTGGTCCCGCTCCAACGCCATAGCCATGCCCATACCACCGCTGACGCATAACGTGGCAAGGCCTCGGGTTGCGTTGCGCCGTTTAAGTTCGTGAAGGAGCGTCACAACGATCCGCGCACCTGTACAGCCGATCGGATGGCCGAGTGCAATCGCGCCACCGTTAACGTTGAGCCGATCGCGGGCAATCGGCATGTCACGTAATACCGCGAGCACCTGTGCCGCGAACGCTTCGTTCAGCTCCACAAGGTCATAGTCGTCGACGGATTGCTGCAATCGCCCAAATAGCTTCTGCATCGCCGGCACCGGTCCAATACCCATGATTTTCGGGTCGACACCTGCGCTTGCCCACCCGGCGATCCGTGCAAGTGGCCGGCAGCCGAGCAACTTCGCGTGCGACGCACTGACCAATACCAGCGCTGCACCGCCATCGGTGATTCCAGACGCCGAGCCAGCAGTAATGATGCCCTGGTGACCCTCAACTTCGAAGACTGGCTCAAGTTTTCGTAGCGATTCGAGAGTCACACCAGTTCGCGGATGTTCATCGCGAGTCACCAACGTTACGTTGCTCTTTCGATCTGTTACCTCGACCGGTACAATCTCAGCGTCGAAATACCCTGCGGCTATCGCAGCCTCGGCCCGCTGCTGGCTCTCAAGCGCGTAAAGGTCAGAATCCTTACGCGAAATAGCATACTGACGGGCCAGCAACTCAACCGTCTCTCCCATCATCAATTCGGACAGTGGACAGCAGAAACCGTCACGGTACATGGCATCGACGAGTTCAACATTACCCATCCGGTGTCCCCACCGGGCGTTCTCGGCATCGATCAGATATGGCATCCGGCTCATTGATTCGATGCCACCGACCAGAACCACATCGGCCTCGCCCAGAGCGATCGCCTGGGCACCGCTGGCAATTGCCTGCAGGCCAGACGCACACGCCTTATTAACGGTTTGCGCGGGTACGGTGTGGGGCAAACCAGCACGGTGACCGACCTGCCGGGCCGGGTTCGGCCCTGACCCAGCCTGCCGCGCGTGGCCAAACCACACCTCGTCCACACTGGCAGCGTCAATCCCGGCCCGAATTAACGCTCCCTTAGCCGCCGTCGCACCCAGTTCGACCGGGTGAACCCTTCGTAGCCCTCCACCATACTTGCCGATTGGCGTCCTGGCGGCACCTACGATAACAACATCGTCCGCTTCCATAACTTTTGCATTTTAGCAGA
This genomic window from Vicinamibacterales bacterium contains:
- a CDS encoding YpdA family putative bacillithiol disulfide reductase; its protein translation is MALVLGADEGEQLRMSPRDVIIIGAGPAGLAAAIAAKKYGLDYTVLEKGMLVNSLYHFPTHMVFFTTPELLEIGGLPFVTPYEKPTRLESLRYYRRVADTYELAVELGETVTAIQPPQTGRTETFLVKTRSGDGRTRDLEGRTIVLAIGCYDHPNLLRIPGEQLPHVLHYYDQPHRYYRKHVVVVGGKNSAAETALELYRAGVHVTLVHRRAELGESIKYWVRPDIENRIAEGSIPARFETQVVEIRPKEVVVECRGQRATLPADHVFLMTGYQTDSTLMSQAGVRLDPETCVPEHNESTFESNVSGFYIAGTALTGVHSGRIFIENGRFHGQVVIDAIRERLATVEV
- the folE gene encoding GTP cyclohydrolase I FolE; its protein translation is MRNLVRAILAELGEDPMRDGLTRTPERVERSLKFLTSGYESDVKTVLNGALFDVDYSEMVIVKDIDFYSLCEHHLLPFFGKCHVAYVPRDKVIGLSKIPRLVEVFSRRLQVQERLTNQIADTIRATLKPLGVAVVLEATHLCMSMRGVQKQNSIAVTSAMLGVLRDDARTRMEFLELIRHRGNSTSWSATIDQGVSCVTEEV
- a CDS encoding acetyl-CoA C-acetyltransferase is translated as MEADDVVIVGAARTPIGKYGGGLRRVHPVELGATAAKGALIRAGIDAASVDEVWFGHARQAGSGPNPARQVGHRAGLPHTVPAQTVNKACASGLQAIASGAQAIALGEADVVLVGGIESMSRMPYLIDAENARWGHRMGNVELVDAMYRDGFCCPLSELMMGETVELLARQYAISRKDSDLYALESQQRAEAAIAAGYFDAEIVPVEVTDRKSNVTLVTRDEHPRTGVTLESLRKLEPVFEVEGHQGIITAGSASGITDGGAALVLVSASHAKLLGCRPLARIAGWASAGVDPKIMGIGPVPAMQKLFGRLQQSVDDYDLVELNEAFAAQVLAVLRDMPIARDRLNVNGGAIALGHPIGCTGARIVVTLLHELKRRNATRGLATLCVSGGMGMAMALERDQT